The following coding sequences are from one Brienomyrus brachyistius isolate T26 chromosome 2, BBRACH_0.4, whole genome shotgun sequence window:
- the LOC125719623 gene encoding uncharacterized protein LOC125719623 encodes MANYRTKLRNLGCPELSINSLKHKPADRCQPAYDVKKPRKAEVNFCPPYPAGETQDSLEGERLALLSEVKKRHNDKVVRKKMAKTFAYRRQEVVRNKPMIVEFKIRWPGLFTVAEMEAEFVRITTRPLVSKFHAQLDQHTAQLFKVLKKKGGSAGNKISRILLPIRQNETIEKRRECILKALCIYLNEDPNILFKEYLDTDDTAVQRELEQLTLGIYSVKVEGGDATTPPADVGIVIEGVEVLHDLGDVTSACALLMGVIYALNLSYPMELKAFFEVLQKYFL; translated from the exons ATGGCCAACTACAGGACAAAGCTTAGAAACTTGGGGTGTCCAGAACTGAGCATCAATTCCCTCAAGCACAAACCTGCAGATAGATGTCAGCCTGCCTACGATGTCAAAAAACCAAGGAAAGCAGAAGTAAATTTTTGTCCTCCCTATCCTGCTGGAGAGACCCAGGACAGTCTTGAAGGTGAAAGATTGGCATTGTTATCTGAGGTCAAGAAGAGACATAATGATAAAGTTGTCAGAAAAAAGATGGCCAAGACCTTCGCATACAGAAGGCAGGAGGTCGTTAGAAACAAGCCCATGATCGTGGAGTTCAAGATCAGATGGCCAGGACTGTTCACTGTGGCAGAG ATGGAAGCAGAATTTGTGAGGATCACTACTCGTCCTCTTGTCTCAAAGTTTCATGCACAGCTTGACCAACACACTGCCCAGCTCTTCAAAGTGTTGAAGAAGAAAGGAGGCTCTGCAGGGAATAAAATCAGCAGGATTTTGCTCCCAATCAGACAG AATGAAACCATTGAAAAGAGGAGAGAGTGCATCCTGAAGGCACTTTGTATCTATCTGAACGAAGACCCGAACATCCTCTTCAAAGAATACCTG GATACTGATGATACTGCTGTACAGAGGGAGCTTGAGCAACTTACCCTTGGCATCTACAGCGTCAAAGTCGAGGGAGGTGATGCAACCACTCCACCAGCTGATGTTGGAATAGTGATCGAGGGTGTTGAAGTTCTGCATGACCTGGGAGATGTCACCTCTGCATGTGCACTCTTAATGGGTGTGATATATGCACTGAACCTCAGTTATCCTATGGAACTTAAAGCCTTCTTTGAAGTACTTCAGAAGTACTTCCTTTAA